The Apostichopus japonicus isolate 1M-3 chromosome 20, ASM3797524v1, whole genome shotgun sequence genome contains a region encoding:
- the LOC139961594 gene encoding zinc finger CCHC-type and RNA-binding motif-containing protein 1-like: MSGGLAPSKSTVYVSNLPFTLTNNDIHKMFEKYGKVAKVTIVKDKVTRRSKGVAFVLFIKREDAYQSVKAINGKELFGRKWKCSIAVDNGRASDFIKRKTYPDKSKCYECGEEGHLSYKCPKNSLGDREPPPKKQKKQQKQDQEKEDERDDVESEEEQGEDPYLDTLSAAINHQRALVEQEEYRSMVASGSYDNNDDGKPKKDKKLKIKKSGYFSDEEELSD; this comes from the exons ATGAGTGGTGGTCTCGCTCCCAGTAAAAGCACTGTCTATGTGTCAAATCTCCCTTTCACACTGACAAATAACGATATCCACAAG ATGTTCGAAAAATATGGCAAGGTAGCAAA GGTTACAATTGTTAAAGACAAAGTGACAAGGAGAAGCAAAGGTGTTGCGTTTGTCCTTTTCATCAAGAGAGAAGATGCTTATCAATCTGTGAAAGCAATAAATGGCAAAGAG CTCTTCGGAAGGAAGTGGAAATGTTCGATCGCGGTCGATAACGGAAGAGCCTCTGACTTCATCAAGAGGAAGACGTACCCGGATAAATCCAAATGTTATGAGTGTGGG GAAGAAGGACATCTGAGCTACAAATGTCCCAAAAATTCTCTCGGGGACAGAGAACCTCCTCCCAAGAAACAGAAGAAGCAGCAGAAGCAAGATCAGGAGAAAGAAGATGAGAG AGATGATGTGGAATCTGAAGAAGAGCAAGGAGAAGACCCCTATCTGGATACACTGAGTGCTGCCATCAATCACCAG AGAGCTCTGGTAGAGCAGGAGGAGTACCGATCCATGGTCGCTTCTGGAAGCTACGACAACAACGACGACGGCAAGCCGAAGAAGGACAAGAAACTGAAGATTAAAAAGAGCGGATACTTCAGCGACGAGGAGGAACTCAGTGATTGA